Below is a genomic region from Henckelia pumila isolate YLH828 chromosome 3, ASM3356847v2, whole genome shotgun sequence.
aattgaagaacCAAAATAAAGTTTAAGAAAAATTGGATTTACCATAATCACTTAATCATTTCAAATGAATAATTATTCCAATGAAGCAGCCAACAATATAAACAGAAATCatataacaaattcaagaacaaaaacataaaaatagagataaacacatgaaaataaataactaaaaaataatttatgaacctTAAAATACAATTGAAGGATTTAGAGTAAAAAATCCACTGTGacaaccaaataaataaatgagtatgttttttttatcaaactAAATAATAAAACACTCGCAATTTTCGATAACGAAATCAAAGTCAAgcatttaaaacaaaatttacgAACTTCTGCATAATCATTCAACAATTTTGAACATTTAATCAAaggaaacaaataaataatttaaacaagagAGTGACCACAATCAACACTAGAACACTACAAATTTGGGACAAAATGACACAATCgagaattacaaaaaaaaaaaaaacaaaaacaaaaatcaacaCCAAAACGCAGAAACCTTCAAATATTTGTGGAAAAATGATATTTAATCGATTTCCAAGATGAAaacatattttgaaaaaaaacctTCAAACTTTTTATCGGTTTCATATCCGTCTTCACATACGACCATTTATAAATTCCATTCTCAACCCAATCAATAAAAAACATAACATTCAATACaataaaagtaaaaaataaaGATCGGGGCTTTATTCATAACACATTccacaacaacaaaaataataacaagatCAAACTTTTAGGTAGCTGATTTGGATATTATAAGGAATATccacataatatttataatccaGTACTAAACGATGAAAATTGACAATGAAATCAATATAATCGagaataattacaaattttagataatcaatacacaattggTTGAGATGAACCACGGACCTACTTATATATGTAAAATCTAAAAGTTGTCCATCAAATTTGTATAATTCACGCTATGTACGGAACTTCAACATAACCACAACACAACATACAAAACACTCAAAGAATCACTCAattagaaaaagaaaaaaaaaaactcaatcatCCAGATGGAATTGCATctaaaaatttcttaaattttcagaaaaaaatcTCCCTTAAACTTGTTGTTTCGATGTTGGTTCTTCGAAAAGATTTTCAAAATCTAACGATTCTTAGCTTTAAACTCTTTTCGCCTCAGTTGTCACACAAAACATCGACACAAATATATTGATCGTCGTTGATTTAGCCGTCAATGAAGGATTCAAGTAGAAGAAAAATTGGGAAAACGTTGGATTCAAAAGAGAGTAGAAGagctattaaataaatatttattggtCAATGAGTATTAGTGAGTTTTCATATTATGTCAGGGTAATTTCATAATTTCACCTCAATTGGGGAGTCCAAACAAATTCGTCACATTGTTCTTAGACTCACAAAAATATCCATCAAGCTACATCCAATGAAgatttaaatcacaaaaatctgttttttttacttgtaataaccaaaaaaaaaatcacaagaatcacttctagatttcattatcaaactattaaaaaaaactaCATTCAATACAATAAGATCTAAATTGAAAATCATACATTCATTCGTATAACACATGACATACAAAAAACAGTGcacaataaaaaattcaagcagcccatttttattttaatgataaaaaattatcaatatcTAGGTCATAATGCAGCACTAAAATCATTATGATTCGAAATTAAATCGTTATATTCGAGAATAACAAGGAATTTCAGTTACTCTATCTCGAAATTCCAATAAATGAGATTCATTCCCACCCATATACGGAAAAACCACAGATTGATAAAAAAATCTCTACAATTCACACGATGACATAAAAATTTAATAGAATCACTAAAACCAtaacaaatctcaaaaatcgttcaattaaaaatgatatataaaaataattacactACATCAAACACTATAATGCAATTTCTTGGctgcaaatttttaaaaacctaaaatattaccttaaaatctttgaaataatgttcttcaaaaagattttcaTGGTCCAGAAACAATTCACAACGATTAGCAACTTTCTTCAATTCGATTCGAAGCAGATCTGCAATATTGCGATCGGTGGATTAGTCGTTTACGATTGATGGATaaatttgtggagaatttcaaCAAGAATGAGGGAAAGAAACTGTACGTTGTCTTTCTTataagtaatttttattttatttttaaagagtGAGGGGTATTATTGGGTTTCAAAAGAAAGTGAGGGCATTTTCGTATTTTGTACTCAAATAAGAAGTTGAAACAAATGCCAAAACTTTGTCAGGAAGTAAGAACAAATATTTGCTAACATGGGAACTGAGGACAAATATAACTTTGATGATAGAGATTTATTTATCATTTGCCtgtataataatttaaattcttCTTACTTATTgacattataaaaatatttttaaaatacatattcAAAACATCACTCGAGGGGTAAAAAAAGGAATTCACTTAAAGATGATATTCTTTATTACATTGCACCCACCAGCGCACGATAGCAGATGCCCCCGTTGTTCTGGCTCTTTCGGTTGCCCTAAGCGCGTTATCTATCTCCAGCCTCGCGAAGGAGTCCCAAGGATGTCGATTCCAAATTCTATTCTCTAATCACCGTTTCATTCACAATAGAATCGGCCTCTGAGATCCGTTTTCTTTTTTGCTCGCTGTTGGTTTTGGCGATTGAATTTCGATTGTTTTCGTCGATTTCAAGGTATTTGGCATAAATTCATTCAAAGATTTACTTTTTTCTATGATTTTATCGGTGTATTACGTTAGTGATGTGTTTTCCATTGCAAACTGTAGAATTTCCGTTGATTTTTACGTGTTACGCGATACTCGCATCAATTTTGTCCAAAACCTATTATTAATCAGATTTCAATTGGGAAACTAATATATATGAGATTTCATTTGGGTTTTTCTTACGTTTTTTGAAACGATTTTGTAATTAACGAGCGAAGAAACTGAATTTAACATAGTTGATCGGGAGTCATTCTTCATTTTATTGGCTGATCAGACATTTACTGAACATATTTCAGCGATTTCTTATTTTTCTCTTGTCGTCTGGTGAGTGAAGGTTAAAAGGTTTGATCGGATGAGAGATTCTTTTCGTTTTGTCCCTCGTTGGAAAATTTTAgttgattttcattttcttaaCTGATTATTGTCATTGATATGATCCGTTCTCCCATGAATCGATAGTTTTCCTGTtggcttatttttattttccgaGTGTTGATTATTttgtgagaagtttgaattctTGAACAACTAGGAGACCATGCGAAATACAAGAATAGAGGAAGAAGAAATTAGCACTCCAAATGAGTTTATGCTAGcatgtcatttttttttaaattggaTGCTGTTCTTGGTGGATTGCCGGTCTTTCGAAAGCATTCGCATGTGACTCTTTGAAACATATGTTATTGAGAATATTAAATTTATCTGGGTCTGAATTTAGTTTTTTCCTACTTCTGATTAGGTTTGGGATTTCGAGGCCCTGAGAAAGCTAGCGTCTACATTTTACGGTTGACTTGGTATTCAAATTGCGATGCGTGGATATGAAAGAGATGTAAGCACCTACCAGTTTCATgttcgttttttttttattaaaattaaattttatgggaTTGTTGATTGGTGCCTCCGTTTAACTAATTTTGTCGGTGCAGGAGTATGAAGACTTGGACGAGTACGAAAATGATGGTACAGAGCCAGAAGAGGAAGAGGAGGATGAAGGCGGATACGAGGAGGAAGAAACTTTCCAGCCTACCCAGGATGAGTTGGAATATCTTGAACTGAGGAATCGATTAAAAGAATCGATTAGAAAGCAGATGAAGAAGGAACTTGGGACTGCGAGTGCTGGTTCTCGAGACAAAGCTAATACGTATCGTAAGGACAAGTAAGTTCTTGTAATgcgtatttattttaatttgataaTGCCTTATACATGATTTATCGTTCTGGGTACAAGTCCAGGGGAAGTGATGGTCAGAGGAAGGTAATGGGTTCTCTATCACATATATTTGGATATGAGATTTGGGGCATATGCATTTGTCCATTGAGATGTCCTCATTAACCTGCGATATTCCTGGCATTTTTTCTTGCTCTAATATTTTGAGTTTGTTCCTCATGAATTTTACATTAAGTTCCAACAataataactgaaaactgattAACTTATCagataattgattttttataaGATTCTGTTAAGTCATATGCTATATTGTTTAGCACGCTTACCATTTTGGTCCTAACTCATTATTCGGATCAATTTGGTGAATGTGACACTGCTGATTAATGTCAATTAGTAGATCGTTTCAAAGCATTTTAGTTGGATGACAAAATTGACTGGTATTTTTTGCAGTTATGGTTCCTTCTTTGGGCCCTCACAGCCAGTTATTGCTCAGAGAGTGATTCAAGAAAGCAAGTCCTTATTGGAGAATCCAAAATTGGCTGCAAGAATTACCAAACCCAAGTATGATGTATGTATAACTCatttttatgaaatattatCATTCTTCTCAATATATCCCTGCTGTTTGCGTCGTCTTGGTGGCTTGGTTTATCAACTTTTTGTCATATAATTGATATAAACTAATTTGCAAAGTGTTTCAAGAGTCAAGATTGCTGCTTGTAGTAATGTAGTAATAATGTGGGACAAATCAAAGATAGAGAGGTCACATATACTAAGGCAAGCTGTTGGTTATCTAGTTTTTTGGTTGTCGAAAGTTTTTTATTTCACATCATTGTTCCTATGGTTGAGTCTTAAAGGTTTCCAAGAAGAGGATGACTTGACCATTATTGTAGTGGTATGTGACATGCTGCATGCTATGGTCCTCTTAGTGATCGACCTCTCGTGTGGCAGCATGTAGCACTTGTACATCAGAATGAATTTTTGGTTGCATACTAGCATAAATGAATGATTTCATTAGTTCTGTTGTTTTTGACATTCAGAATTTCTCTGCAGAATAATAAGAGCTCTGTTACAACCAATGTTAGATCAAAGCATCAAGCAAGCCTTCAAACAAAAGTCACAAGTGGGGTAATAATTCTCTGTGACCTGTCAAACCCTCTCTGGTTATTGTATTTGTTTTTTACCCTTATCTGCTGATAATGGATGCAGTTGAAAAGAAAAGTAGAAATGCTAAAGAACACAAGGGACTACTCCTTTCTATTATCTGAAGATGCTGAGGTTCCAGCGCCCGTGAAAAGTCATCCATCTAGAAATGTGCCTGCCCCCAAGTCTGGTGCGTTCCTCTTCCATGATTCCCTTTGGTTCATTGACACAAATACCTATTGCGAACACTTTTTTGTTGGTGGACTTATTCTGGTTTTCTGCTGGTTTTGAAGAGGCTCAATCCACTCGGCTACTGTCAAATACTAAGCGGGTGGTCAATGATCGAGGAAGAGAAGTCTCCAATGGTCATGAACATAGGAAGCAACTGCATTCAGGCAGCCAAACTAAAGCTGGGCCAGAGAAGATAGATCGCACGAGCAGGTTACCAGTAGGATCTAGTAAACAACTTGGTGGCAATGGTGGAAGTGGTCCAGGTCGGCCTTTGGGGCCGAAATCTGTCCCTTCTAGGAGTAGTGGACCCTCCTTAGGGACCAAGGTCACTCAATCTCTTGCAAAAAATCCAGTGGTTGGTCGGGAAAAATCAAATCCTTCACCATCTGTACAATCCGTTGTGCGTAAACCAATGTCGTCACACTTTCAATCTGGTGTGCGGAAACCTATTTCTTCAAGCTCGCAACCTTCTCTTATGAAAAATCAATCAGTACAGAGAAAGGAGTATCAAGAAATGAGCAAGCCAAAAATCATACCCAAACAGACGTTGCCGCCCTCTAGACATCATGTATGAACATCTATAAAATGTTTTGTTACCAGTAAGTTGCTTGCACATCTCATCTTCCTTGGGTGATATTTGAGTTGTGATTTTGGCAGGTGAAGCAGCAGTCTACAGAAGTCTCAGCTCGAAGTACGTCGGCAGATGTTCGCCCAAAGGCAAAAATTGGGAGGCAACCATATGCTGATGATTCTGATGACGATAAAGCTATAAATATGATCAGAAAAATGTTTGGGTAATTATGATTATATTACTATTTGCACTTTCTCCATTGTCTTTATTTTGTGACTATTTTTACGCCGCAGTTTTCCAACTTTTGTAGTACTCATCGATTTGATACCTTGTGTAGGTATAATCCCAACAAGTATCGAGATGCAGACGATGATAGTGACATGGAAGCgaattttgatgatattttaagGGAGGAGAGACGCAGGTGAGTGAGATAAAGTGAACTTAATATTGTGTTCGTGTGGTGTTATGGTTTTTGTTTAACTTCTTTCTTTCATTTTAAGATGATAGTATTGCATTGTTTACTTCTATTTATGTTTATGAAATCAATCCATCATTTTATGCATTTGGTTGTGTCCTTCCCCACTCAGGCATCTCGTTATGCAAGATTGAATGTTGTGGCTCGCTCTCTTTGATTCAATTCTATATTTTTGTCAATATGTACTCcggaagttttttttttttttgtcactgGCATGTCTTAGTAGTAGCAACTCTTACTTGTCATTTGCGAATGCTATGCAAGGATGATATATTATGGGGAACTTTATGCGAGACAAGTTTTATTTTTCTCGAGTGTTCCATGCCTGTTTTTTGTATTGCTACATTTATGATCGAAGGGTACTTGCACATTGACAACAAATGAGAGCATTTTTCGGTAACATTTAGCTACCTTTTTTTTGCATGTCAAGATGCATCCACTATGTTTACATGCTAGCTGCCAATGCATATAAATTGCACAATCCTTTATATAACACTTTTCCATATTTATAGAACTTGATCTTTTTTCATAAATGAGTATCCCAGTTTGAACTCTGTTGGCATGTTTAACTACTTGTGCAGTGAAAAAATCGCAAAAAGAGAGGATGAAGAAGAGCTCCGCAAGTTAGAAGAGGAGGAAAAAAGGAAGCTTTTGGTGAAAAAACGCAAGCTGGGCCACTAATGGTTGAATATTTGCATTCATGGATTAGGCCAATGTCAATCTGATAAAGCAAATGTAAGACCTCTCAATTTATGTAGTGAAGGAGGATTGTTTAAAACATGTTCTCTCGGTTGCCGGGTTTGGGATTTTATGCCAGCTTGAGGTCACATGCGGATGGTGTTGGTTTCTTAGTTTTGGTGGCTCCCATTCTTGAGTGGTGAAAGTGTAATTTATCAGTTTTAGTTGCTAAAATTTACAGAGCTCTTGTTGCTGTCTATTTTTATGCCCGACCTGTGGCCCTTGCACAATAAATTTGCCTTTTCTACCGATTTAGTGGAAATGTTAAATGTGGGTGCAATAAACAAAACCCAAAGCTCTTGGACTTGCGATTTAGTTACCTGTGGGTTTGATAGTGCTGTCAATTAATTACGACTCAAATGATTGAAAGTAGTTTTTTCATATGTGCATgctaaaaatgaaattttgggaATTTGATTTGAAACTTTGTTTAATCGCAGGTGTGTATGGTTTAGTATTTATACGTAAAATTTCTTGCGTCGAGAAAGGTTTAGGAAAAGTGTGGTAAAGATGTACTTTAGAAGTGGATGAAGATTTAAAGATGAATTTGTTGTGAACAATTGTACTTTTGGGTGATCGATCTTCTGATGCCAAAATGGTACCCGTTGTTCATATAACCTAATCCTTATTTTTATAGttcatttcaaatatatatacatatgataTATGATGTATATAGTGATTGTCAGTTTTTCACCAAATGGATTAAATATTCGTTTTCtggtttattttttattttttattttaattatacttCTTGTGTTAAAACAATCTACCTCAAATTCTAATTATTTTGATATCATAGTATAATGTTTGTTTTAAATTACTATAATATCGTATACTCCTAAAAAAGTGTGTTTTTTTTTGGAAGGATCCTTCTAAACaagttattattaataataattcatcaAAATACTCATTTTCCGCAAACACAGATCATGTATTAATTTAATATGTTTTCTAAATGAtttatacaaaaattaaaaacttctcattatatatataaatcacaGATATTTTAAATGTAGCTgcataattgttttttttttttaaaaaaaattgcagaTTATTGAAACAATAATTGCAGACACTACAACAGAAATactacaaatatttttaatataatattttcgaAATTTTATACAACTTACATCCATGCATGTTACTGTTTGGCATTTGATTTTGTTTGGTCACCTTTTGGTGATATGAACGTCGTTCTTGTGCTATCGTAATCCACTTTATTACCcaccaaacactacctaactCCCTTTGGTTTCATTGACGACTAATTAATTgttacaaattttaaattttcgaaatttcgaATTTCGTGTAGGATTTAATATGTATcgatttgtttatttattgcaTAACAATATTGGTTGGTCGTAAGTGGTgggaattttaaataataatgtaaaagtGCACGTAAGATTTTGCCAGTTAAGTTAAATAGTTGGGACT
It encodes:
- the LOC140890387 gene encoding uncharacterized protein — its product is MRGYERDEYEDLDEYENDGTEPEEEEEDEGGYEEEETFQPTQDELEYLELRNRLKESIRKQMKKELGTASAGSRDKANTYRKDNYGSFFGPSQPVIAQRVIQESKSLLENPKLAARITKPKYDNNKSSVTTNVRSKHQASLQTKVTSGLKRKVEMLKNTRDYSFLLSEDAEVPAPVKSHPSRNVPAPKSEAQSTRLLSNTKRVVNDRGREVSNGHEHRKQLHSGSQTKAGPEKIDRTSRLPVGSSKQLGGNGGSGPGRPLGPKSVPSRSSGPSLGTKVTQSLAKNPVVGREKSNPSPSVQSVVRKPMSSHFQSGVRKPISSSSQPSLMKNQSVQRKEYQEMSKPKIIPKQTLPPSRHHVKQQSTEVSARSTSADVRPKAKIGRQPYADDSDDDKAINMIRKMFGYNPNKYRDADDDSDMEANFDDILREERRSEKIAKREDEEELRKLEEEEKRKLLVKKRKLGH